CCGAACGGAATCCCAATCACCGCGTTTCTCGCTGACCACTACGCGATTTGCGATCACTGGTTCGCCCCGATTCCGACCAGCACGCAGCCCAATCGCCTGATGGCGATGGGCGGCTACACCAAAACCGACAATACCTTTACCGACACCGTGCCCGACCAGGATCTGATTTACGACTGGTGCGAGATCCAGAAGCAGCGCTCCGTCCAATGGCGCGTTTATCATGAGGGCTGGCCCTTCTTTATGGTGATGAATAAGTGGCGCGGCGCGATCCTCGCCGACTGGACGCCGCTCGGAAACGGTCGGTTCCGCGACTTGGACCGGCTCGAGCACGATTTCCAGGATTCGACTTTTCCGCAAATCGTCTTCGTCGAGCCTAAATACACCAGCGACCATTTCAGCTCGGCCATCCCCAGCGACGACCACGCCCCCAGTTCCGTCTCCGGCGGCCAGGATTTTCTGCGCCGGGTTTATGGCGCGCTCACCGCGAATCGCGATCGCTGGCAGCGCACCGTCATGATCGTCACCTACGACGAAGGCGGCGGCCTCTTCGATCACGTCTCGCCGCCCGAACTGACTACTACCGTCGTGAACGCTAAACCCTTTACGACGCTCGGGCTGCGCGTCCCCGCCCTGATCGTCTCACCTTTGGTCAAGCCGGGCAGCCTCTTCAAGGGAATACTCGATCACACTTCGATTCTGAAGTTCATCGGGCAGAAGTTCGGCGATAACGGCTTGTACTCGCCGCAGGTGAACGGCCGCCCACTGGTCGGCAGCGTGCTCGACGTGCTCAACGATCAATTCTGCTGCGTCGAAACGGTGCGCACCGACGCTCCGCAACCGCCCCCCTTCACGCCGACCGACGGCTTCGTGCGCGGCCGCTCGTATCATCCGGTCACCCCGAGCGCCGAAGCCTTCGCTTATGCGCTCAACCGGATGCGCCTTGATGACGGCGAACGTCGGCTCGCCGCGCGGAAATTCCCCGAGCTCGCCGGATTTCTCGCGGCGCAGGATAATCTGCTGTGGGAACTGGCTCAAACGAGCGTCAGGGCGCAGAGGAACCTACGGCTCTCCGCCGATGCGGGCCGGAACCTTGAAATCTTCCTCGAAGATCCCGAGCAGCAGCTCAAACAGGATCCGACGAAGGCGCC
The sequence above is a segment of the Candidatus Binataceae bacterium genome. Coding sequences within it:
- a CDS encoding alkaline phosphatase family protein — its product is MAILDQIDTIVVVLMENRTFDHMLGYLSHPSYGNRTNVEGQCADSVWLEGFTNECNGVRRAPARTQRLDMSDDPGHERANFEIQLGARLPSGAYPMTGFMQNYADAGVPATSYGEVMGFLTPNGIPITAFLADHYAICDHWFAPIPTSTQPNRLMAMGGYTKTDNTFTDTVPDQDLIYDWCEIQKQRSVQWRVYHEGWPFFMVMNKWRGAILADWTPLGNGRFRDLDRLEHDFQDSTFPQIVFVEPKYTSDHFSSAIPSDDHAPSSVSGGQDFLRRVYGALTANRDRWQRTVMIVTYDEGGGLFDHVSPPELTTTVVNAKPFTTLGLRVPALIVSPLVKPGSLFKGILDHTSILKFIGQKFGDNGLYSPQVNGRPLVGSVLDVLNDQFCCVETVRTDAPQPPPFTPTDGFVRGRSYHPVTPSAEAFAYALNRMRLDDGERRLAARKFPELAGFLAAQDNLLWELAQTSVRAQRNLRLSADAGRNLEIFLEDPEQQLKQDPTKAPVAYANVTAMVNKMIAEAQAAKSNEISDANFLNSRPTTSLFAKS